In Alteromonas naphthalenivorans, one DNA window encodes the following:
- a CDS encoding polysaccharide deacetylase family protein, whose product MKFIMPFNVISWIKCDAILAQMKGNRPHWLALFFLVCFSGYSLAATDNTRQPTREILTQNGVILLYHHVSDNTPKSTSISPEVFKQHMAYLKQHHTVLPLAKVVDAIQSKTPLPSNTVVITFDDGYENILKNAHPIMVDMGFPYTIFINPGEIGTNRSQLTWAQVEAMHNDGVTFANHTLDHSHMLDGRVSSNGADSGTNDEAWLKKVWQNVAEAEAIIDSKIGESLKYLAYPFGEFNQKLADKLAQEGYIAFGQHSGAIGPHSNFQALPRFPAAGPYANLETLKTKLNSIAMPVLSTSFEGEHIPEVQGASDESRLPPITLTIKGDDVRLRQVNCFFSGSPVETRVEGNAVTFSIAQALPVGRSRVNCTAPSNSQSGRYYWYSQPFFVADKNGNYPD is encoded by the coding sequence ATGAAGTTTATCATGCCTTTCAATGTCATTTCGTGGATTAAATGTGACGCTATATTGGCGCAAATGAAAGGCAACCGACCACACTGGTTAGCACTTTTCTTTCTTGTTTGTTTTTCTGGCTATAGCCTGGCTGCTACTGATAACACTAGGCAGCCTACCCGTGAAATTCTTACTCAAAATGGTGTTATTTTGCTTTACCATCATGTGTCTGACAACACGCCGAAAAGCACCAGTATATCGCCTGAGGTGTTCAAACAACATATGGCGTATTTAAAGCAACATCACACAGTTTTGCCTTTAGCAAAGGTCGTTGATGCTATCCAAAGTAAAACACCTCTTCCTTCCAACACTGTGGTGATAACCTTTGACGACGGGTACGAAAACATCCTTAAAAATGCCCACCCCATTATGGTTGATATGGGCTTCCCATACACAATATTTATTAACCCAGGGGAAATTGGTACCAATAGAAGCCAACTCACGTGGGCACAAGTTGAGGCAATGCATAACGACGGCGTTACTTTCGCTAACCATACACTTGACCACTCGCATATGCTGGATGGCAGAGTTTCTTCTAACGGCGCTGATAGCGGAACTAATGACGAAGCATGGCTTAAAAAGGTATGGCAGAATGTTGCTGAAGCCGAGGCTATTATTGATAGCAAAATTGGCGAATCACTTAAATATTTGGCCTACCCCTTTGGTGAGTTCAACCAAAAGCTAGCAGATAAGCTGGCGCAAGAGGGTTACATTGCGTTCGGACAACACTCAGGCGCTATAGGCCCTCACAGTAATTTTCAAGCATTACCTCGCTTCCCTGCAGCTGGCCCTTATGCCAACTTAGAAACACTAAAAACCAAATTAAACAGTATTGCTATGCCGGTATTATCGACCAGCTTTGAAGGTGAGCATATCCCAGAGGTGCAAGGCGCTAGTGACGAATCGAGACTCCCCCCTATTACGCTAACGATTAAGGGCGATGATGTACGTTTACGCCAAGTAAATTGCTTCTTTTCTGGCTCACCAGTTGAAACGAGGGTTGAAGGCAATGCGGTTACCTTCAGTATTGCTCAAGCACTTCCTGTAGGCCGTTCGCGAGTAAATTGTACCGCTCCGAGCAACTCTCAATCAGGAAGGTATTATTGGTATTCTCAGCCATTTTTTGTGGCAGATAAAAACGGAAATTATCCAGATTAG
- a CDS encoding GNAT family N-acetyltransferase, which translates to MDIKIRQGLVSDAGQAVPLLLSAAEDLLVSVFGNGDTSHTLDFLTHAWKGKYGQYGCNNHWVAVVDDVVVGVITAWHTKLGPVFDRASLDSITTFYNLDDAMAVLMRNQAVAVGLTPPSATELMLGHVAVDSIARRGGIGKAMIAHMRDYAIELKKQALVLDVQISNVAAIRFYQNVNFKEQSVNGTFVRFVHALSA; encoded by the coding sequence ATGGATATAAAAATCCGACAAGGTCTTGTGTCTGATGCTGGCCAAGCGGTTCCCTTATTATTAAGTGCCGCTGAAGATCTATTGGTTTCCGTTTTTGGCAATGGCGATACAAGCCATACTCTCGATTTTTTAACCCATGCATGGAAAGGTAAGTATGGGCAATATGGCTGCAATAATCACTGGGTTGCGGTAGTCGATGACGTTGTTGTAGGTGTCATTACGGCGTGGCATACCAAGTTGGGGCCCGTATTTGACCGTGCTTCGTTAGACAGCATTACCACCTTCTACAATCTCGATGATGCAATGGCAGTGCTAATGCGCAATCAAGCGGTTGCTGTAGGCTTAACGCCGCCAAGTGCAACAGAACTTATGCTAGGTCACGTGGCGGTAGATAGCATTGCTCGGCGCGGCGGAATCGGCAAGGCTATGATTGCCCACATGCGTGATTACGCCATAGAACTTAAAAAGCAGGCATTGGTACTAGACGTACAAATTAGTAATGTTGCTGCCATTCGGTTTTATCAAAACGTTAATTTTAAAGAGCAATCAGTGAACGGCACCTTCGTGCGTTTTGTTCATGCACTTTCAGCTTAA
- a CDS encoding SCO family protein: MNRRIFVGVVALLALLTGVFGAIYLSPTGQSNGSSPEYFQAYPEPRAIAPFSLTDSKGNEFNQASLENQWSLLFLGYTFCPDICPTTMAELNSIYPQMQAIESEFPIKVVFISIDPNRDSIDRLDEYISYFNPNFIAATGVHKALFPFARNLGMMYAIAESTDNPNYLVDHSASVVLINPKAQVIGRFKPKREPGKLSISDAQQILNDMPVITSSFSSNSAL; encoded by the coding sequence ATGAACCGACGGATTTTTGTAGGCGTTGTTGCATTATTAGCATTATTGACTGGGGTGTTTGGGGCAATTTATTTGTCGCCTACGGGTCAGTCTAATGGCAGTTCACCCGAGTATTTTCAGGCTTACCCTGAGCCTCGTGCTATTGCGCCTTTTTCGCTGACCGACAGCAAAGGTAATGAATTTAACCAAGCTTCGCTAGAAAATCAGTGGAGCTTGTTGTTTCTTGGTTATACGTTTTGCCCCGATATTTGCCCTACCACGATGGCCGAACTGAACAGCATTTACCCGCAAATGCAGGCCATTGAGTCTGAATTTCCTATAAAAGTGGTGTTTATTTCTATTGATCCTAATCGTGACTCAATAGATCGGCTCGACGAATACATTAGCTACTTTAACCCCAATTTTATTGCCGCGACCGGTGTGCATAAAGCCTTATTCCCCTTCGCTCGAAACTTGGGCATGATGTACGCAATTGCTGAAAGTACAGATAATCCTAATTATCTTGTCGATCATAGTGCGTCGGTAGTGCTTATTAATCCTAAAGCACAGGTGATAGGGCGTTTTAAGCCAAAACGTGAGCCTGGCAAGTTGTCGATTAGTGACGCACAGCAAATACTTAATGACATGCCAGTGATTACATCATCATTTAGTTCAAATTCGGCACTATAG
- the cyoE gene encoding heme o synthase, with protein MAKSISLNTAVAGKHSSTNKHGRASWRDYYEMTKPNVVMLLLLTAVVGMCLASPGWVDATALICGLLGIGMLSASAAVINHVVDHKIDSQMARTFNRPVAKGKVSIAKASWFAAGLGVMGFVVLSLWVNMLTAWLTLASLVGYAVVYTMFLKRATPQNIVIGGIAGAAPPLLGWTAVTGEIHAHALLLVLIVFTWTPPHFWALAIHREKDYAKAKVPMLPVTHGVEFTKTSVLLYTVLLSLVCLLPYLVGMSDLIYLVGSSLLNIGFMYYAVKLKFAATSQTAMKTFKFSIVHLMVLFVVLLLDHYVPLSL; from the coding sequence ATGGCTAAATCTATCTCTTTAAATACCGCTGTCGCTGGTAAGCATTCATCCACAAATAAGCATGGAAGGGCTAGCTGGCGAGATTACTACGAAATGACCAAGCCTAACGTAGTGATGTTACTTTTACTCACGGCAGTAGTGGGAATGTGCTTAGCTTCACCTGGATGGGTAGACGCCACTGCTTTAATTTGCGGGTTACTGGGGATTGGTATGTTATCGGCATCAGCCGCGGTGATTAATCATGTGGTCGACCATAAAATTGACAGCCAAATGGCACGCACTTTCAATCGGCCTGTGGCTAAAGGGAAAGTGAGTATCGCCAAAGCATCCTGGTTTGCAGCAGGGCTTGGCGTAATGGGTTTTGTTGTATTGAGCTTATGGGTGAACATGCTTACCGCTTGGCTTACCCTTGCTAGCTTGGTGGGCTATGCCGTGGTGTATACCATGTTTTTAAAACGGGCTACGCCGCAAAATATTGTGATTGGTGGTATCGCAGGTGCTGCACCACCGCTTCTAGGCTGGACTGCTGTCACTGGAGAAATTCATGCTCATGCGTTGTTGTTAGTACTCATTGTATTTACGTGGACTCCCCCACATTTTTGGGCCTTGGCTATTCATCGCGAAAAAGATTATGCGAAAGCGAAAGTGCCCATGCTGCCGGTCACCCATGGCGTAGAATTCACCAAAACATCGGTGTTACTTTATACCGTGTTACTTAGCTTGGTTTGCCTATTGCCTTACTTGGTGGGCATGAGTGATTTGATTTATCTTGTTGGCTCGTCACTTCTCAACATCGGATTTATGTATTACGCGGTAAAACTGAAATTTGCGGCCACTAGCCAAACCGCGATGAAAACTTTTAAGTTCTCAATTGTCCATCTCATGGTATTGTTTGTAGTATTGTTGCTTGATCACTACGTACCACTGAGTTTATGA
- a CDS encoding COX15/CtaA family protein, with protein sequence MKKLVLFSLFLAAVVIILGAYTRLTDAGLGCPDWPGCYGNLTVPSGDENVEAANTAYPDRPVEAHKAWNEMIHRYFAGALGLCILAIAILAVKQRRKGTPVKLPLLLLGLVIFQAALGMWTVTLSLLPVVVMGHLLGGFTVLACLFLLYLRLGKHHLFGISELGSNPSAEPSSHKSNKMATLAFVGIAILVGQIALGGWTSANYAALACTDMPICEEGWQQRLDFSGAYSVPEAENYEFGAHDYGERATMHIVHRFGALITFVYLTVLAFSWLRSSALSSAVKKGCVLMVAVLCAQVALGLSNVLFSLPLFIAVSHNAVAAILLLTMIWLTWSVTHPTSSLSYSHGAHHG encoded by the coding sequence ATGAAAAAACTCGTGCTTTTTAGCCTTTTTCTTGCCGCAGTAGTCATCATTTTAGGGGCTTACACTCGCCTTACTGATGCTGGCCTTGGTTGCCCTGATTGGCCAGGTTGCTATGGCAATCTTACAGTGCCATCAGGAGATGAAAATGTAGAAGCGGCCAATACCGCTTATCCTGACCGGCCTGTTGAAGCACATAAAGCATGGAATGAAATGATTCACCGCTATTTTGCAGGTGCGCTAGGGCTTTGTATCCTTGCCATCGCTATTTTGGCAGTAAAACAGCGGCGCAAAGGCACACCTGTTAAGCTTCCTTTGCTGTTACTCGGCCTTGTCATTTTTCAAGCGGCGTTAGGTATGTGGACAGTTACTCTTAGCTTATTGCCGGTAGTAGTGATGGGGCATTTGTTAGGAGGCTTCACGGTTTTGGCGTGCTTATTTTTACTCTACCTTCGTCTAGGAAAGCATCATCTTTTTGGCATAAGTGAACTAGGCTCCAATCCTAGCGCTGAGCCTAGCTCGCACAAGAGCAACAAAATGGCCACGCTGGCATTTGTTGGTATTGCCATTTTAGTCGGTCAAATAGCCTTAGGAGGTTGGACTTCGGCGAACTACGCCGCACTCGCCTGTACCGATATGCCAATTTGCGAAGAGGGTTGGCAGCAAAGATTAGATTTTTCAGGTGCTTATAGTGTACCAGAGGCCGAAAATTATGAATTTGGAGCCCATGATTATGGTGAACGAGCCACCATGCATATAGTGCATCGGTTTGGTGCTCTTATTACCTTCGTCTATCTTACGGTGTTGGCATTTAGCTGGCTGCGAAGTAGTGCCTTATCATCTGCAGTGAAAAAGGGATGTGTACTAATGGTTGCAGTTTTGTGCGCGCAGGTGGCGCTAGGACTCAGTAATGTTTTATTTAGTTTACCCTTGTTTATAGCGGTGTCTCACAACGCAGTTGCCGCCATACTGTTACTCACAATGATTTGGCTGACATGGTCGGTCACTCACCCAACGTCTTCTCTCTCCTACTCACATGGAGCTCATCATGGCTAA
- a CDS encoding SURF1 family protein translates to MNHVRASRLIAIIITSLCVVAMCGLGFWQLDRMEQKQQRIVSITEKQGKGSLSLIDAVSTTDPTDRAVTFKGTPDGDKVLLLDNQIHEQRVGYDVLAPVQTNAGWVLVNYGWLPAPDFSRTLPSVSISHDAQHFEGVVSQPSHNPLVKETLTSASRFPARIQQISISTASELLSLNLLPYVVVLTAKNDLFVRRYNSVVMPPEKHLGYAIQWFGLAIAAALIGGFAIMKKGRQYE, encoded by the coding sequence ATGAATCACGTTCGAGCATCTAGATTAATTGCGATCATTATTACCAGCTTATGCGTAGTAGCAATGTGTGGCTTGGGTTTTTGGCAACTGGATCGCATGGAGCAAAAGCAACAACGCATTGTTAGCATAACCGAAAAACAGGGGAAAGGAAGCTTGTCGCTGATAGACGCAGTTTCAACAACCGACCCTACAGATCGGGCGGTTACTTTCAAAGGTACGCCTGATGGCGACAAAGTATTGCTACTCGATAATCAAATACATGAGCAACGAGTTGGCTATGATGTGCTTGCGCCAGTGCAAACCAATGCGGGCTGGGTATTGGTCAACTATGGTTGGTTACCTGCTCCGGATTTTTCGCGTACGTTACCTTCGGTAAGTATTAGTCATGACGCGCAGCATTTTGAAGGAGTGGTGAGTCAGCCCAGTCATAACCCGTTAGTAAAAGAAACGCTTACATCAGCATCACGCTTTCCGGCACGTATTCAGCAAATTTCAATCAGTACCGCCAGTGAATTGCTATCACTTAACTTATTACCCTATGTAGTAGTACTTACCGCAAAGAATGACCTTTTTGTTAGGCGTTATAACAGTGTTGTTATGCCTCCTGAAAAGCACTTGGGTTATGCCATTCAATGGTTTGGTCTTGCTATCGCAGCCGCCTTGATTGGCGGTTTCGCAATTATGAAAAAAGGACGTCAATATGAGTAA
- a CDS encoding DUF2909 domain-containing protein — protein sequence MLIKIILIALVIFMIANLFMAMRVMMKNDPKDGPMSKYIGRRVLTSVVIVVLILVAIGTGLITPNPRPY from the coding sequence ATGTTGATAAAAATAATTTTGATTGCTTTGGTAATTTTCATGATCGCTAACCTATTTATGGCAATGAGAGTGATGATGAAAAACGACCCAAAAGACGGTCCAATGAGTAAATATATTGGTCGCAGGGTACTCACTTCTGTTGTTATCGTAGTGCTAATATTAGTGGCTATTGGCACTGGTTTAATAACGCCAAACCCCCGACCTTATTAG
- a CDS encoding cytochrome c oxidase subunit 3: MQQEYEKYYVPAQSPWPIVGAVALFLIAVGAGNFVIEATRGESGYGGYILLAGFVVLMVMLVGWFKNQIDESMAGLYSDQLGRSYRQGMSWFIFSEVMFFAAFFGALYYARFISVPWLGGASNNAMTNEVLWPAFEAMWPLLSTPGGISTQEMSALGLPTINTIILLISSVTLHFAHVGLEQNKRKQLTVMLGVTILLGIGFLFLQVEEYVHAYRDLGLTLQSGIYGNTFFMLTGFHGMHVTLGTIILIVMFFRVLKGHFTPHNHFAFQAGSWYWHFVDVVWVMLYLFVYVL, translated from the coding sequence ATGCAGCAAGAATATGAAAAGTACTATGTACCAGCACAAAGCCCGTGGCCTATTGTAGGCGCGGTGGCGCTATTTTTGATAGCGGTTGGCGCAGGTAATTTTGTTATTGAAGCCACGAGAGGTGAATCGGGTTACGGAGGTTATATCCTCCTCGCCGGGTTTGTGGTGTTAATGGTAATGCTCGTGGGTTGGTTCAAAAACCAAATTGATGAGTCTATGGCTGGGCTATATAGCGACCAATTAGGCCGTTCCTACCGTCAGGGCATGAGTTGGTTTATATTCTCTGAGGTGATGTTTTTTGCTGCCTTTTTTGGGGCACTCTATTACGCGCGTTTCATTTCAGTCCCTTGGTTGGGAGGAGCGTCGAATAACGCAATGACTAACGAAGTATTATGGCCGGCCTTTGAAGCTATGTGGCCTTTGCTATCTACCCCTGGGGGGATCTCTACTCAAGAAATGAGTGCTCTTGGTCTACCCACCATTAATACGATTATTCTACTTATTTCCTCGGTAACCTTGCACTTCGCCCATGTTGGCTTAGAGCAGAATAAGCGCAAGCAACTCACCGTTATGTTAGGCGTCACTATCTTGTTGGGAATTGGATTCTTATTCTTGCAGGTGGAAGAGTATGTGCACGCTTATCGTGATCTAGGCTTAACACTACAATCTGGTATCTATGGAAATACCTTTTTCATGCTGACGGGCTTTCACGGTATGCACGTCACACTAGGCACCATTATTCTAATCGTGATGTTCTTTAGAGTACTTAAAGGACACTTTACACCACATAATCATTTTGCGTTTCAAGCCGGCAGTTGGTACTGGCATTTCGTCGACGTAGTGTGGGTTATGCTCTACTTATTTGTTTATGTTTTATAG
- a CDS encoding cytochrome c oxidase assembly protein, with product MTQANANNKMVIKLVVIVFGMFGFGFALVPLYDVFCDVTGINGKTENTAAVYESIEIDESREVTVEFITRTNTGMPWEFRAQTSRMKVHPGELNTVSFYVRNPASNNMMAQAIPSVSPGMAALYLNKTECFCFNQQPLAAGAEAYMPMQFYVDPQLPEDISYFTVQYTLFDVTARAENIKTKPNPYMVPQPESGK from the coding sequence ATGACACAAGCAAATGCAAACAACAAAATGGTGATAAAACTCGTCGTTATTGTGTTTGGCATGTTTGGTTTTGGGTTCGCTCTAGTGCCACTTTACGACGTATTTTGCGATGTTACCGGTATTAACGGTAAAACCGAGAATACGGCTGCTGTATATGAGTCTATCGAAATAGATGAAAGCCGTGAGGTAACGGTGGAATTTATCACCCGAACTAATACCGGTATGCCGTGGGAATTTCGTGCGCAAACTAGTCGTATGAAAGTGCACCCTGGGGAGCTTAATACGGTGTCGTTTTACGTAAGAAATCCTGCATCTAACAATATGATGGCCCAAGCCATACCGTCGGTGTCGCCGGGTATGGCAGCACTCTATCTGAATAAAACGGAATGCTTCTGTTTTAATCAACAGCCGCTGGCGGCCGGTGCCGAGGCTTACATGCCTATGCAGTTTTATGTCGACCCACAGCTTCCAGAAGATATTAGCTATTTTACTGTGCAATACACACTGTTTGATGTGACAGCGCGAGCTGAAAATATCAAAACAAAACCGAATCCCTACATGGTCCCTCAACCTGAAAGTGGTAAATAA
- the ctaD gene encoding cytochrome c oxidase subunit I yields the protein MSKATDVIAPDTSAHHEDHDYHSHIPKGITRWLFTTNHKDIGTLYLWFAFIMFLIGGAMAMVIRAELFQPGLQIVVPNFFNQMTTVHGLIMVFGAVMPAFTGLANWLIPMMIGAPDMALPRMNNWSFWILPGAFLILLSSLFLEGGGPAFGWTFYAPLSTTYSGDSTALFVFSVHIMGISSIMGAINVIVTIFNMRAPGMTWMKMPLFVWTWLITAFLLIAVMPVLAGAVTMVLTDKFFGTSFFDAAGGGDPVMFQHIFWFFGHPEVYIMILPAFGIISQIVPTFSRKKLFGYASMVYATGSIALLSFVVWAHHMFTTGMPVYMEMFFMFATMLISVPTGVKVFNWVATMWRGSLTFEMPMMFAIAFIVLFTIGGLSGLMLAIVPVDFQYHDTYFVVAHFHYVLVTGAIFSIMAAVYYWLPKWTGKMYDTALAKWHFWCSLVSVNVLFFPMHFVGLAGMPRRIPDYALQFADFNKWISLGGFAFGLSQLIFLALLIKACKKQGEPVSAQVWEGAEGLEWEIPSPAPYHTFETPPVVK from the coding sequence ATGAGTAAAGCAACTGATGTCATTGCGCCGGATACCTCGGCGCATCACGAAGATCATGACTATCATAGTCATATTCCAAAAGGAATAACCCGATGGCTGTTTACCACTAACCACAAAGATATAGGCACCTTGTATTTATGGTTCGCCTTTATCATGTTTTTGATTGGTGGTGCCATGGCCATGGTGATCCGTGCTGAGCTATTTCAGCCTGGATTACAAATTGTTGTGCCAAACTTCTTTAATCAAATGACGACTGTGCACGGCCTTATCATGGTATTTGGTGCGGTAATGCCAGCCTTTACGGGGCTTGCAAACTGGCTAATTCCTATGATGATAGGTGCACCAGACATGGCTCTGCCGCGAATGAATAACTGGAGCTTTTGGATATTACCTGGCGCCTTTCTTATTCTGCTTAGCTCGCTATTTTTAGAGGGCGGCGGTCCGGCATTTGGTTGGACCTTCTATGCCCCGCTTTCCACCACCTACAGTGGTGACTCAACCGCATTGTTTGTGTTCTCGGTACATATCATGGGTATCTCCTCCATTATGGGGGCTATTAACGTCATTGTGACCATATTCAACATGCGAGCTCCTGGCATGACGTGGATGAAAATGCCTTTATTCGTGTGGACTTGGCTTATCACTGCTTTCTTGCTTATTGCAGTAATGCCAGTGTTAGCCGGGGCGGTCACCATGGTGCTGACAGATAAGTTCTTTGGCACCAGCTTCTTTGATGCAGCAGGTGGTGGTGACCCCGTTATGTTCCAGCATATCTTTTGGTTCTTTGGGCACCCTGAGGTGTACATCATGATATTGCCGGCCTTTGGTATTATCTCTCAAATTGTCCCTACGTTTTCCCGTAAAAAACTGTTTGGCTACGCATCAATGGTGTACGCCACCGGCTCTATTGCGCTGTTGTCCTTTGTGGTATGGGCTCACCATATGTTTACCACCGGCATGCCGGTGTATATGGAAATGTTCTTCATGTTTGCCACTATGCTTATCTCGGTGCCTACAGGCGTGAAGGTCTTTAACTGGGTGGCGACTATGTGGCGGGGCTCTCTAACCTTTGAAATGCCCATGATGTTTGCCATTGCGTTTATCGTATTGTTTACCATTGGGGGCTTGTCAGGATTAATGCTGGCCATCGTGCCGGTGGACTTCCAATACCACGATACCTATTTCGTGGTCGCACATTTCCACTACGTACTGGTCACCGGCGCCATCTTCTCGATTATGGCTGCGGTATATTATTGGTTACCCAAGTGGACAGGGAAAATGTACGACACGGCGCTAGCAAAATGGCATTTCTGGTGCTCACTTGTGTCGGTAAATGTGTTGTTCTTCCCGATGCACTTTGTGGGGCTGGCTGGTATGCCACGTCGTATTCCTGACTACGCCTTACAGTTTGCCGACTTTAATAAGTGGATAAGCCTTGGCGGCTTTGCCTTTGGGCTGTCGCAGTTAATCTTCTTAGCACTGTTGATTAAAGCCTGTAAGAAGCAGGGTGAGCCAGTATCTGCCCAAGTGTGGGAAGGTGCTGAGGGACTAGAGTGGGAAATTCCCTCTCCTGCGCCCTATCACACCTTTGAAACGCCGCCGGTTGTTAAGTAG